AGGCTGGATCATCCTGGACGAGCCCGAGGTCCTCTTTCCCGGCCGGGGCGAGCCCCTGGTCCCCGACCTGGCCGGGTGGAAGCGGGAGCGGTTCGTCCGATCCCCTGAGCACAACTGGATCGCCGTCGCCCCCGACTGGGTCTGCGAGGTCCTCTCTCCGGGCACCGCCAAGAAGGACCGCTTCACGAAGATGGAGATCTACCGCCAGAGCCCCGAGGTCGGGCACGTGTGGCTGGTAGACCCACTCCACAAGACCCTGGAGGTGTTCGGGCGCGGGGAGTCCGGCGCCTGGGTGCCCGAGAGTTTCTTCGCCGAGGACGACCTCGTCCGCGCCGAACCCTTTCCCGAGGCGCAGTTTCCCCTCAAGGGGCTGTGGCTGGAGTGAGACGGAGTTTCCTCAACGCCCTCGTCAGGCTTGACCCCACCTCCGTGCGGTAGCCGCGGGCCCCCCTCCCCCAAACGCCTCCGCCAGGCCCCGAAAGCTCTTCGCCCGGGCCTTCTTCCACCCCTCCTCCGGCACGTAGAGGGGCCGGAACCGCCGGGTCCCGTCCGCGGCCGAGGCGTCCTCGCACCAGCGGCAGAGCCGCTCCCACTTGCCCGGGTCCTCCACGTCTTCCCTGCCCTTGGTCTCGACGATCCAGTAGTCGGTCTCGGTCTCCTTCACCAGGAAGTCCGGGTAGTAGTTGGCCAGGCCGCCCTCGGCCGTCTGGTACTCGATCCGGAGCGAGCTCGCCTGGCGCTGGGGGTTCTTCGCGAAGGAGACGAGGTCCTCGCACCCGTCCAGGAAGCCGGCGAACTCCAACTCGAAGCCCTGGTCGGTCACCACCTTGTTGAACACCGAGCGCTTCGGCACGAGGTAGGGCTGGCTGGTCACCACGTACGGGCGCGCCTTGCTGAGCTTGATCGTGCCCTTGACCTCGGTCGTCCCCTTCTCCTGCACCGTGAGGGCGTTGATGGCCGCCTTGAAGGTCTCCAGGATCTTCCGGATCGCCGCGGGTTCGGAGAGGTTGCGGAGCACGTTCAGGTCGTCCAGGTCCACGGGCTTCTCGAAGAGGCGGCTCCCCATGTACTCCTTGAGCTTCCCGAAGAGCACGTCGAACCCGCCCACGAGCCGCAGGTCCCGGAGGATCGTCCGGGCGAAGAAGCCCACGGCCGCCTGGTGGCTGGGCGCGAGGGTCGTGTCGAGCAGGGTGGTGTGACTGCGCTCGCCGGTGTCCAGGTCCTTGAAGACGATCTCCCGCTGCTCCTCGGCGGAGAACCGCTTGAGGGCCAGGTTCCCCGGCGGCAGCGCCCGCGCGTCCAGGGCCTCCAGGTTCTTGAACTCCCGGTAGAGCCGCGGGGCCAGGATCGGCAGCTCCATGTCGAGCCGCTCAAGGTCCTTCTTGTCGTTGTCCCGATCGACCTCGACAACGATGGGTGACTTCCCGCCGCCGCCCCCCGGTCCCATCGGCGCGTACTCCAGCTCCACCCCCTCGCTTCGGATCGACTCCACGAAGTCCACGAAGGCGTCGGTGCCCACCACGCTCACCTTCTCGACCACGGGCTCCCCGCGAAACATCCGCCGCAGCCCCCGGCCCAGGGTCTGCTCGGGCAGGATGCGGCTCGCGGCCTTGTAGGGCCGAAGGCCGACGATGGTCACCACGTTCTGCACGTCCCAGCCTTCGCGGAGCATCATGACCGAGACGATGGCCTTGCAGGGGTTCTCCGCCAGGTCGATCTCGCGGCTCATCCGCCGCAGGCGTTCCAGTTCCTCCTTGTTCTTGCCCTTCACGGCCTCCGAGATCTCGCCGTTTCGCTTGGTGTGGATCACCAGCACGCCGTCCCGGAGCTCGGGGTAGCGCGCCTCCAGGTACTCGCCCACCTCGTCGCAGTTCCGGGTGTCGTCGGTCATGACGAAGAGCACGGGCTTCTTCGTCGCCGAGAGCTCGTCGTAGACCTTCCGCCACTCCAGGTACCCCAGGTGCAGGTAGTCCGCGTAGCGCTCGGTGAACGTCTCGCTCGCCCGCTCCGAGAGCTTGGCCCGCGAGGCCGCGTCCGGGAGCACCGGCGTCTTCACCACCCCCTGGCGGATCGCCTCCACCAGGGGGTAGTCGGCCACGGTCTGGACGAAGATGGCGCCGTTCGTGTGTTTGGGCGTGGCCGTGAGGTCGAGTTGGACCGAGAGCCGGCTCCCCTTCAGGCGAAGTCGCCCCGAGATGTCGGCGATGTTCCGGAACCAGGCGAGCTCCTCGTCGTGGATGTGGTGGGCCTCGTCGTTCAGGATCACCAGGTCGTCCACGTCCCGCACGATCTGCCCCAGGTCCAGGCCGCTCGCCGCCTTACCCGTCGGCCGGCGGCCCAGGAAGTAGGCCGTGGTGTCCTCGTCCTCAAAAGACGGCGCGAAGGTGTCGTCGGCGAGGCGGTGGACGTTGGAGAGGAAGAGGTTCCCGGCGTCCGAGACCACGCCGATCTCGTCCTGAATGTGCAAGGCCAGCTGGAAGTCGTCCTGCCAGGCGCGGCCCTCGTGGCCGTTCTCGGGCAGCACGGGGTCGTCGTAGAAGATCCGCAGGCCGTCGAAGTCCTGGCGCAGGCGGTCGAGGACGATGATGTTCGGCGCCAGCACGAGGAAGTTCGTGGAGAGGTCCGAGCCCTCCTCGTAGCGCTTGTGGAAGTAGGCCCAGGCGATGAGGAGGCTCATCACCTTGGTCTTGCCCGCGCCGGTGGCGAGCTTCAGCACGTAGCGGGTCCAGTCCTCGGCGAACAGGCCCTTCGAGACCCGTCCGGACGCGTCGTACCGGATGAGGGCGTAGGGATCCCGGGCCTCCTCGACCTCGTACAGCCAGATCGCCGACTCCACCGCCTCGCGCTGGGCGAAGTAGTAGCGGAAGGGCCGGAGCGCCCCCTCCCCCGCGGGGAGCACGTGTTCGGCCTCGAACCAGTGGCGCAGCAGCGCCCGGGTGGTGTCGCTCGCGCCCTCGTACCCGCTGTCGCGCCACTCCTTCACCCCCTGGCGGATCCTGTGGACCAGCGGCGGCAGGAGCGTCGCCTGGCCGGCCTCGGTGAAGACCTCCTCGCCGGGGTACCAGCGCACCGCCGGGTCGAGGATCGCGTGGGGGTCAGCGGGGAAGCTCGGATGGAGGCCCATCAGACCTTCACCTCCACGACCTTGGTGGTGTCGTTGCCGAAGATGTCGATCACCTTGACCGCGACCTTGTACCGGCCCTTCTTCGGGTACTCGTGGGCCCGGCTGGTGAGCTCCAGCGACCGGTCCTTGCGGGTGCGGAAGCTCTGCCACTCGTTCTCGAAGATGTAGTTCCCGGTCCACACCTCGCGCTCGACGCCTTCTTCCGGCGGGCCCTCGACCACGCGCACGATCTCCTTGCGGTTCTCGTAGTCGAAGTCCACGGCCCAGTAGTCGATCCAGTCGGTCCACTTTTTGGTCAGGACCTCTCGGGTGACCTTGCCCTTCTTGTCCTTCGCCACCCGGACCACCTGCCCCCCGTCCACCGTCACCTTGCTCCCCCCGGCCTTGAGCTTCTCGCCGAGGCCGTCCAGGTCGTCCTGCCGGTAGAAGACCCCGAAGTCCTTCAGGGTCACGGTCACCGTCTGTTTCGACACCTTGGGCAGCACCTCCACGTAGGCCACGTCATAGAACCGCACCTGCCCGCGCTCCACGGCCCGACGGTCGAAGACGTCTTTGGGGATGTACTTCAAGGACAGCGTCACCCCCTTGGCCCGGGCCTCGTCCTGGATCACGGGCGCGAGCCCCATCTCGAACTCGAACCCGAGCACGTCGACTCGGCTCACCTTCTTGCGCCGGCACTGGGCGATGACCTCCTCGACCTGACCGAGCGTCACCGGCGCGTCGATCGGCCCCACCACCACGGCCGTGGCGCCCTTCTTCCCGTGGAAGGGCGGCGTCTGGAACACCCGCTCGGCCCTGTAGGCGGAGAGGATCAGGGTGAGGTAGTGCTCCTCCTTCTGGAGCGTGAGGGCCCGGCGCTGCTCCTCGGGTAGGTTCGGGTCGATGCCCACGAAGTACTGCCGCTCGTACTTGCCCAGGTTCAGGATCTCGAAACTCCGGTAGGGCTTCCCGGCCGCCTTGAGCTCCCGCTGGACAGCGATCAGCCGCTTTCGCGCCGTATGGATCGCGAACCGCCCCAGGTCGCAGCCGATCCACTTCCGGCCCAGCTTCTCGGCCACGGCGAGCGTGGTGCCGGAGCCGCAGAAGAAGTCGGCGACGAGGTCGCCTTCGTTGGAGGACATCTGAATGACCCGGTCCAGCAGGACCTCCGGCTTCTGAGTGTCGTACCCCACCGCCTCGATCGCCTGGGAGTTGATGGCGTTCACGTCCAGCCAGAGGTCCTGCACGGGAACACCGGGCATCTCGTCGAGATAGCGCTTGTACCGAGGGACGGCACCGGGACTCGGTTGGACGACCCGCCCGGCCCTGTACATCTCCTCCATGCGTTCTCGTTTGAATCGCCAGTACTTCGTGACACCGAGGAACTCGTAAAGGGGGTTCCCTTTCGACGCGCCGCCCGGACCAGTGAGATCCGCAAGTTCGTATCGCCTCCCGGTATCGGGCTCAACGCTCTTGTAGTGGGTGGCAAGGTACTTCTCGTCGTACGGTGCGTACTGCATACTCCAGCGGTACCGGTCGCCCTTGCTGTAAAGCAAGATCACGTCGTGGAGCCTCCCCATGTGCTGGGCTCCCTGGCCGGTGTCGCTGTGCGCGGTCTGCCGCTTCCAGATGATCTGGTTGATGAACTGATTGCGGCCGAAGATCTCGTCCATGGCGGCCTTGACGTAATGGGATACTGCCCAGCCCACGTGCACGTAGATCGTGCCGTCGTCGGCCAGGAGGCCGTGCATCAGCCGAAGCCGCTCGTAGATCATCGCCAGGTACGAATCCGTTCCTCGCCCCCAAGTGTCCCGGTAGGCGAGCTCCTCGATCACCGTGGGCTCTTTGGTGAGCGTCCCATCTCCGAGGTCGATGTCGACCGAGAAGTCCGCCCCCACGT
The sequence above is a segment of the Thermodesulfobacteriota bacterium genome. Coding sequences within it:
- a CDS encoding Uma2 family endonuclease; this encodes MGRPAGKRATYEDLYTIPEGAIGEIIDGELVVTPRPSPEHAAAASVLGGELVPPYHMGRGGGLGGWIILDEPEVLFPGRGEPLVPDLAGWKRERFVRSPEHNWIAVAPDWVCEVLSPGTAKKDRFTKMEIYRQSPEVGHVWLVDPLHKTLEVFGRGESGAWVPESFFAEDDLVRAEPFPEAQFPLKGLWLE
- a CDS encoding DEAD/DEAH box helicase family protein, with the translated sequence MGLHPSFPADPHAILDPAVRWYPGEEVFTEAGQATLLPPLVHRIRQGVKEWRDSGYEGASDTTRALLRHWFEAEHVLPAGEGALRPFRYYFAQREAVESAIWLYEVEEARDPYALIRYDASGRVSKGLFAEDWTRYVLKLATGAGKTKVMSLLIAWAYFHKRYEEGSDLSTNFLVLAPNIIVLDRLRQDFDGLRIFYDDPVLPENGHEGRAWQDDFQLALHIQDEIGVVSDAGNLFLSNVHRLADDTFAPSFEDEDTTAYFLGRRPTGKAASGLDLGQIVRDVDDLVILNDEAHHIHDEELAWFRNIADISGRLRLKGSRLSVQLDLTATPKHTNGAIFVQTVADYPLVEAIRQGVVKTPVLPDAASRAKLSERASETFTERYADYLHLGYLEWRKVYDELSATKKPVLFVMTDDTRNCDEVGEYLEARYPELRDGVLVIHTKRNGEISEAVKGKNKEELERLRRMSREIDLAENPCKAIVSVMMLREGWDVQNVVTIVGLRPYKAASRILPEQTLGRGLRRMFRGEPVVEKVSVVGTDAFVDFVESIRSEGVELEYAPMGPGGGGGKSPIVVEVDRDNDKKDLERLDMELPILAPRLYREFKNLEALDARALPPGNLALKRFSAEEQREIVFKDLDTGERSHTTLLDTTLAPSHQAAVGFFARTILRDLRLVGGFDVLFGKLKEYMGSRLFEKPVDLDDLNVLRNLSEPAAIRKILETFKAAINALTVQEKGTTEVKGTIKLSKARPYVVTSQPYLVPKRSVFNKVVTDQGFELEFAGFLDGCEDLVSFAKNPQRQASSLRIEYQTAEGGLANYYPDFLVKETETDYWIVETKGREDVEDPGKWERLCRWCEDASAADGTRRFRPLYVPEEGWKKARAKSFRGLAEAFGGGGPAATARRWGQA
- a CDS encoding DNA methyltransferase translates to MNLTDRDKEIIKAHLDRGEPLPARYKLALFEDAPEVELVWQGKTSEVTNVVLPFQSIEQIDEPRAEGKEQLGLFSVGDGGRQAGGWANKLIWGDNKLVLSSLKNGPLRREIDGAGGLKLIYIDPPFDVGADFSVDIDLGDGTLTKEPTVIEELAYRDTWGRGTDSYLAMIYERLRLMHGLLADDGTIYVHVGWAVSHYVKAAMDEIFGRNQFINQIIWKRQTAHSDTGQGAQHMGRLHDVILLYSKGDRYRWSMQYAPYDEKYLATHYKSVEPDTGRRYELADLTGPGGASKGNPLYEFLGVTKYWRFKRERMEEMYRAGRVVQPSPGAVPRYKRYLDEMPGVPVQDLWLDVNAINSQAIEAVGYDTQKPEVLLDRVIQMSSNEGDLVADFFCGSGTTLAVAEKLGRKWIGCDLGRFAIHTARKRLIAVQRELKAAGKPYRSFEILNLGKYERQYFVGIDPNLPEEQRRALTLQKEEHYLTLILSAYRAERVFQTPPFHGKKGATAVVVGPIDAPVTLGQVEEVIAQCRRKKVSRVDVLGFEFEMGLAPVIQDEARAKGVTLSLKYIPKDVFDRRAVERGQVRFYDVAYVEVLPKVSKQTVTVTLKDFGVFYRQDDLDGLGEKLKAGGSKVTVDGGQVVRVAKDKKGKVTREVLTKKWTDWIDYWAVDFDYENRKEIVRVVEGPPEEGVEREVWTGNYIFENEWQSFRTRKDRSLELTSRAHEYPKKGRYKVAVKVIDIFGNDTTKVVEVKV